A region of Bacteroidota bacterium DNA encodes the following proteins:
- a CDS encoding 2-oxoglutarate dehydrogenase E1 component, producing the protein MEEYNNLSMDENSKIESLYKQYLQNPESVDDNWRIFFEGFEFAQLKHPPDTLSSGGKNIQAEFKVINLINGYRSRGHLFTKTNPVRTRRKYSPTLEIENFGLTPNDLETVFHAGSMLGIGDATLKDIIAHLDATYCESVGAEYKYIRTPEVVDWLEQKMESTRNSKNFSAEEKKRILKKVSEAVAFESFIHTKFVGQKSFSLEGCEALIPALDAVIDCGAEMGIKEFVIGMSHRGRLSVLANILGKSYEEIFTEFEGLEYDNITFAGDVKYHLGFSSDVLTNTGKKVHLSLAPNPSHLEAVDPVVQGIVRSKMDNTEGGNEKWIAPILIHGDAAIAAQGVVYEVIQMSQLRGFKTGGTIHIVVNNQIGFTTNYIDGRSSTYCTDVAKVTLSPVFHVNSDDVEALVYTIQLAMEFRQKFHRDVFIDILGFRKYGHNENDEPRFTQPLLYKAIAAHPNLLEIYSKKLLQQGDIEADQVKEIELEFKKLLQKNMEVAKLAKEMSSPDSEEYPKGKWKGFRVAEKKDFEASPETGVDKNTLLEIGERITDLPSEKKFFNKTTKLFADRKAMIQKGENINWAMAELLAYGSLVSEGFPVWFSGQDVERGTFSHRHAVVPVEDSEEQYSPLNNVKKGQAAFYICNSLLSEYAVLGFEYGYALSSPNTLVIWEAQFGDFNNGAQVIIDQYISNAEDKWKLMNGIVLLLPHGYEGQGAEHSSARLERFLQLCAEENMQIVNCTTPANFFHVLRRQMKRDFRKPLIVFTPKSLLRHPRCVSTMEDMVKGSFKEIIDDVSTDAKQISRVIFCSGKIYFELLERKEKDKADHIAIIRLEQLYPFPEKQFQQVISKYKNVSEWVWTQEEPENMGAWNYILRTVKGVSLKLISRHASASPATGSHLAHEREQSALMERSFSKEFEN; encoded by the coding sequence ATGGAGGAATATAATAACCTAAGCATGGATGAAAATTCAAAGATTGAATCGTTGTATAAACAATATCTTCAAAACCCTGAATCAGTAGATGATAACTGGCGTATATTTTTTGAAGGCTTTGAATTTGCACAATTAAAACATCCTCCTGATACTTTGTCATCGGGTGGAAAAAATATTCAGGCGGAATTTAAAGTCATTAACCTCATCAACGGATATCGTTCGCGCGGACATTTATTCACCAAAACAAATCCGGTTCGAACACGCAGAAAATATTCTCCCACACTCGAAATAGAAAATTTCGGACTTACACCTAACGACCTTGAAACTGTTTTTCATGCGGGTTCAATGCTCGGCATTGGGGACGCAACGCTGAAAGATATCATAGCTCATCTGGACGCAACCTATTGCGAAAGTGTTGGTGCCGAATATAAATACATCCGCACACCCGAAGTGGTGGATTGGCTGGAGCAGAAAATGGAAAGCACGCGTAATTCAAAAAACTTTTCTGCCGAAGAAAAAAAACGCATTCTGAAAAAGGTGAGCGAGGCGGTAGCTTTCGAGAGTTTTATTCACACAAAATTTGTAGGTCAAAAAAGTTTTTCACTTGAAGGATGCGAAGCACTCATTCCCGCATTGGATGCTGTGATTGATTGCGGTGCTGAAATGGGTATTAAAGAATTTGTTATCGGCATGTCGCATCGCGGAAGATTGAGTGTGCTGGCAAATATTTTAGGCAAATCATACGAAGAAATATTTACAGAGTTTGAAGGATTGGAATACGACAACATCACTTTTGCCGGAGATGTAAAATATCATCTGGGATTTTCCAGCGATGTTCTTACAAATACAGGAAAGAAAGTTCATTTAAGTTTAGCGCCCAATCCATCACATCTGGAAGCTGTTGATCCTGTGGTGCAGGGAATCGTTCGTTCCAAAATGGATAACACAGAGGGCGGGAATGAGAAATGGATTGCGCCTATTCTCATTCATGGCGATGCCGCCATCGCAGCTCAGGGCGTTGTGTATGAAGTTATTCAGATGTCGCAACTTCGCGGATTCAAAACAGGAGGGACCATTCACATTGTAGTGAATAACCAAATTGGTTTTACGACCAATTACATTGATGGACGCTCATCCACCTATTGCACCGATGTGGCAAAAGTAACCTTATCGCCTGTCTTCCACGTGAATAGTGATGATGTGGAAGCGCTGGTGTATACCATTCAACTGGCGATGGAATTCCGACAGAAATTTCATCGCGATGTGTTCATAGATATTTTGGGTTTCCGGAAATATGGGCACAATGAAAACGATGAGCCGCGCTTCACACAACCCTTATTGTACAAAGCCATTGCTGCACACCCGAATCTTTTGGAGATATATTCCAAAAAATTATTGCAACAAGGCGACATTGAAGCTGATCAGGTGAAAGAGATAGAACTGGAGTTTAAAAAACTGCTTCAGAAAAATATGGAAGTTGCCAAATTAGCAAAGGAAATGAGCAGCCCCGATTCGGAAGAATACCCAAAAGGGAAATGGAAAGGATTTCGTGTGGCGGAGAAAAAAGATTTTGAAGCTTCGCCCGAAACAGGAGTGGATAAAAATACGTTGCTTGAAATAGGAGAACGCATTACCGATTTGCCTTCAGAAAAAAAATTCTTTAACAAAACGACCAAATTATTTGCTGACAGAAAAGCAATGATTCAGAAGGGGGAAAATATAAACTGGGCTATGGCTGAACTGCTAGCCTACGGTTCTTTGGTATCCGAAGGATTTCCTGTTTGGTTCAGCGGGCAGGATGTTGAGCGAGGAACATTTTCTCACCGTCATGCTGTGGTTCCTGTGGAAGACAGCGAAGAACAATACAGCCCCTTGAACAATGTAAAAAAAGGGCAAGCGGCTTTTTATATCTGCAACAGCTTGCTTAGCGAATATGCCGTGCTCGGTTTTGAATATGGATATGCATTGTCTTCTCCAAACACACTCGTTATCTGGGAAGCGCAGTTCGGAGATTTTAACAATGGTGCCCAGGTAATCATTGACCAATACATAAGTAATGCAGAAGATAAATGGAAACTGATGAACGGTATTGTTTTGCTGCTTCCGCACGGTTATGAAGGCCAGGGAGCTGAGCACTCAAGCGCAAGGCTGGAAAGATTTTTGCAATTATGCGCTGAAGAAAACATGCAGATAGTAAACTGTACTACTCCCGCTAATTTTTTTCATGTTTTGAGAAGGCAAATGAAAAGAGATTTCAGAAAACCGCTGATTGTATTTACCCCGAAGAGTTTGTTGCGCCACCCGCGTTGCGTTTCCACCATGGAGGATATGGTGAAAGGTAGCTTTAAAGAAATCATTGATGATGTTTCTACCGATGCAAAACAAATATCCCGCGTGATTTTTTGTTCGGGAAAAATTTATTTCGAATTACTTGAACGTAAAGAGAAAGATAAAGCAGATCATATTGCCATTATACGTCTGGAACAATTATATCCCTTTCCGGAAAAACAATTCCAGCAAGTGATTTCAAAATACAAAAATGTTTCAGAATGGGTTTGGACTCAGGAAGAACCTGAGAATATGGGAGCATGGAACTATATACTTCGCACGGTTAAGGGTGTTTCGTTAAAATTAATTTCAAGACATGCAAGTGCAAGCCCTGCTACAGGATCTCATCTTGCACATGAGCGCGAACAATCTGCCTTAATGGAAAGAAGTTTTTCAAAAGAATTTGAGAATTAA
- a CDS encoding site-specific integrase — MAKVNFYLKDKKAKTETLVYLFFSYNNERLKYSTGEKIHPKNWNFDNQRVKKSFSGSLEMNNLFDRIGEGVQKIHRVAITENHNLTNEYLKGKLDKQINPDRNLPKDFFDFLSEFIEVNKVSKTHRTIQKYKTLENHLKDFQTKKNFKLSFEKIDARFYEQLTAYFIGDLKLLNNSSAKYIKTLKTFLHWATERGYNANLSFVKFKAQERDADIIYLTEEELLRLYNFDLSKKTAQENVRDVFCFGCFTGLRYSDIIRVKKEHIKGDELHFISEKTTDRLIIPLSNYAKAILKKHKYSLPVVSNQKTNEHLKEIGKLEGIEIDEPIVLTKFRGVEEIQIRKPKHEFLSSHTARRTFVTLSLEKGMRPETVMSITGHKEYATFKKYIKITSKVKLVEMKRIWNRPQLKAVS, encoded by the coding sequence ATGGCAAAAGTAAACTTTTATTTAAAAGACAAAAAGGCAAAAACAGAAACTTTGGTTTATCTGTTTTTTAGTTACAACAATGAACGCCTGAAATATTCCACAGGCGAAAAGATACATCCTAAGAATTGGAACTTTGACAATCAAAGGGTGAAAAAATCTTTTTCAGGCAGTTTAGAGATGAACAATTTATTTGACCGTATAGGAGAAGGGGTACAAAAAATACACAGAGTTGCAATAACTGAAAATCACAATCTAACAAACGAATATCTCAAAGGAAAACTTGATAAACAAATTAACCCCGATAGAAATTTGCCAAAGGATTTTTTTGATTTCCTGAGTGAATTTATTGAAGTAAACAAAGTATCTAAGACACATCGCACCATTCAGAAATACAAAACATTAGAAAATCACTTGAAAGATTTTCAAACCAAGAAAAATTTTAAACTCTCCTTTGAAAAAATTGATGCAAGGTTTTACGAACAATTAACAGCATACTTCATAGGTGATTTAAAACTTTTAAACAATTCAAGTGCCAAATACATAAAAACACTAAAAACATTTTTGCATTGGGCAACTGAAAGAGGGTATAACGCAAATCTTTCTTTCGTAAAATTTAAAGCACAGGAAAGGGACGCTGATATTATTTATCTCACAGAAGAAGAACTTTTACGCCTATACAATTTTGACCTTTCTAAAAAAACTGCACAGGAAAATGTAAGGGATGTATTTTGTTTTGGTTGCTTTACTGGATTAAGATACTCAGATATTATTCGAGTAAAAAAGGAACACATTAAAGGGGATGAATTGCATTTTATATCTGAGAAAACAACCGACCGTTTAATTATTCCTTTAAGTAACTACGCAAAAGCAATTCTCAAAAAGCATAAATATTCTTTACCAGTTGTTTCAAATCAAAAAACAAACGAACACTTAAAAGAAATAGGCAAGTTGGAAGGGATAGAGATAGACGAACCCATTGTCTTGACAAAGTTTCGTGGTGTGGAAGAAATTCAGATTAGAAAACCGAAACATGAATTTCTTTCTTCGCACACAGCAAGACGAACTTTTGTAACTCTTTCACTTGAAAAAGGAATGAGACCTGAAACGGTGATGAGCATAACAGGACACAAGGAGTACGCTACTTTCAAAAAGTATATTAAAATTACAAGCAAGGTTAAACTTGTTGAAATGAAAAGGATTTGGAACAGACCGCAACTAAAAGCAGTATCCTAA
- a CDS encoding HEPN domain-containing protein, translated as MSKQKHIDHWLASADKDWDVLLHLIKGKKYVHALFFGHLYLEKLSKALWVQNNSENHPPRTHNLLKLLNEANVSLGENDQLFLLKLNKYQIEGRYPEDIEKLYAITHKELATEYIKTIKQLQLWLRKQLR; from the coding sequence TTGAGCAAGCAGAAACATATTGACCATTGGTTAGCAAGCGCAGACAAGGACTGGGATGTGTTGCTCCACTTGATAAAAGGCAAAAAATATGTTCATGCTTTGTTTTTCGGACATCTCTATTTGGAAAAACTTTCTAAAGCATTATGGGTACAAAACAATTCTGAAAACCATCCACCGAGAACACACAATTTGTTAAAGTTGCTGAATGAAGCAAATGTTTCACTGGGTGAAAATGACCAACTGTTTTTACTCAAACTCAACAAATATCAGATTGAAGGACGTTACCCCGAAGACATTGAAAAACTTTATGCCATCACGCACAAAGAATTAGCAACCGAATACATTAAAACAATTAAACAACTTCAACTATGGCTGCGAAAACAACTGCGATAA
- a CDS encoding nucleotidyltransferase domain-containing protein, which yields MAAKTTAINYSKRFLNACKELPIKIDRAILFGSVARGKATSDSDIDLALFSDSFSNNILKNIDLLGKVLIHYPELDVHTFPSHSQKKDSMMEDEIKQTGIAIKV from the coding sequence ATGGCTGCGAAAACAACTGCGATAAACTATTCAAAAAGATTTTTGAACGCCTGCAAGGAACTACCCATTAAAATTGACAGGGCAATTCTTTTCGGCTCTGTGGCGCGGGGTAAAGCAACTTCCGATTCAGATATTGATTTGGCTTTATTTTCGGATAGTTTTTCAAATAACATTCTGAAAAATATTGACTTGCTCGGCAAGGTGCTGATTCATTATCCCGAATTAGATGTGCATACTTTCCCTTCACACAGCCAGAAGAAAGATAGCATGATGGAAGATGAAATAAAACAAACAGGCATTGCAATAAAAGTTTGA